The stretch of DNA TATTTTCCAATTTTTGATGCTCGGGAGATGGAAAAGATAGAAAAAGTTATTTTCAGAAGAAAACGATGAAAGGGTTGAGAATAAATTAAGAGTATCCTTTGGCAAATATCTATTGCCTAAATCATTTAATGAAAAATTTATTCTCATTCTTCTCCCCCTTCTCCTTCAATCATTCCTTCAGCAAACTTCTTGAGCCAGTTTAAGAAGGCAAGCACTTCTTCTGTTACATATCTATAGTTATAAGTATCAAGTGAAATAACCCATTCAATGAGTTCATTTTGATTTTCAGGCATACTTATTCTGGCAGTTGAATCACTTTTAAGGTAATCTGTTAGTTGCTTATAGATTAAATCGTAAGCATTTCCCTCTTCTTTTTTTGCATAAACAAAAGCAAGAGTTTGACCGAGACCATTTGAAAGAATCATCTGCGGGATTTTACGGGTATAGGAACGATATTCCTTCTCTCTTTTATCATCTAAGTTATTTACTGCATTTCTTACACACCTATACGCAAACTCAGCTCTTCCTTTCTCAAGTTTTGTAATTAATGTTTCTTTTTCAGACATGGTTAAGTCTCCTTTTTATTTTAAAAGGTTTACTCTTACAAATCCTTTCCCTATGGTTTGACTTCCACCTATCTGTATTACTGATGGAAGACCTTTTTCAAAGAATTCTGAGACAAGTTTAGCCTCTTTGTCTGGGGAACCTGCTTTAAAAATTCCTTTTTGGGCATCTTTTTCTACCCTTAGAGAGGTAAACATAACGAGTGAGTAAAGAATTGTATCCTGAGGAAGATACTCCTCTGTCCATAAAGCACCGGAGGCAACCGTCCCTGTTACATCATCAATTTTTGTCCTTGTAATAACTTCTGTTGAGGTCTTCACAAATTGTTTAAAATCATCATCACTTAAAATTACAAGGTCCTTCTTTAACCTTTCACGCCAGAAACTATAGGTATCAGTATTTGGGAAAATTTTATTGGCAAGCCATTCTGCTACTTGTGAGGTGGTTTGATTTTCATTTACTTCAAATGTAAATTCCTCCAGCACAACTTTAGAGGAGATGGAGATGTTTGTTTGATTCGGCAAGGTATCTTTCAAATTATAATATAAGTTACCGAAATTAAAATCCCTTATCCCAACGAGTTCAAGATCTTTTTTGAATCTTTCAAGAACCATCGGGCAGGTTATCCAAGCAAATACACCTTTTAGGGACTTTACAGGAAAGAGCAAAATCTTTGCATCAGTTATGCTCATAGCACCAGCATGGGCTTCTTCTCCTTCCGGACCAAAAACAAGGACGACCGCTTCATCAAATTTAATTAGCTTATTACCATCTTTATCAGTTTTTCTTACTTCTTTCTCTTTGCCGGTTTCATCTTTAACTTTTAATGTCCATTGATCAGAGATATGTGGAAAACTTTCTTTAAGTTCCTTCACTTTATCACATTCAATTAATTTACTTTCCTTATTTTCAAATACTCTGTATCCTTCAAAAGCTTCCCTTATGCAACCCTTAAGTCCCGAACTTTCAATTTTGGGGAAACCTGTATATCTTTCCCTCTGAATGGGCAGGTCAACTATTCCAACCTCGCTTCCACTACCTGCATGAACAGGTGTTTCTGCTATTAAAAATAGCACCCTTTTTTCTTTAAACATATTTATACCTCCTTTTTGATTTTATAAAATTCGTATGTTTCAAAGTTTTTAATTTTTTCTCCATACCTTCTAAATGCTTCTACATATTCACTCTCTGCATTATGAACTTCACTGCCAATTGCTATTAGTTCTATGTAAACTGATGTCTCAACTGACCCATAAACTGTATTATACCGCTCATCATTATATAAAATTCTTACCTGTAAATCTTCTTCTTTATGTTTAAAGGTCTTAAAACCTTCTGGTAAATCTACATTTTTTAAAGAATGATTAAGATCCGGGTGAGCGGGATTTTCTTTTAATCTTCTTTTAAGTTCACACACTGATTTTTCAAATATTCTCTTTCTTCCTTGATTTCTTTCGAGATAATTTTTGACCTCTTCAGATATGTAGAAAAATTCAAAATTTGATTTATATCTTTCCCATAAAGCAACTCCTAATGGATTAAGAGTATAAAGATTATCCACGAATTCAAGTAATGAAGTTATATCCGGGTCTATTTTTAATTTTTCATTAATTTCTTTTATTTTGTCTTTTTCTAATTCAAAAAAGAATTTCTCATTGTTTTCAAAAATTGACCATTTTATATCAATTGGAATAATTGGTATCTTTATCAATGCATCTGTATCTTCAAAGATATAATAAATTGGGCATCTATTAATCTGAGCAAGAATTGTAAGATAGGGTATTGTTGCTTTATATCCACCAGTGATGTTAATAATTACATTTTCCCAGTATCCACCAGCAATGTTATAAATTTTGCTAATTAGATTTGACATGCCTGTGTTAAATTCTTTTCTATCCCAAATTTGAAGACCACTGATTACCTCGGCTTCAATACGCCGGTTATTAATTAATTGCGGTAAAATATCTTTTAAAATTTCGCCAGCAAGTTTACTTAAGATTGTATCAGAAGATAAAAGATAAATTTCAAAGTCATCCTTTAGTTCTTCTTTAAGTTTTACAAGGCTTTTTATTTCTGCAGATATAATTTTCTTATCAGATTCACTTTCTATCCAGTTTTTTACCGCATTTTTTAATCGTGCAATTCTGCTTTTTTCATTATCCCAATCTTTTTCCCTTTTTTCTTTAAGGTTATCATAATAATTTTTAATTGTTTTGTCACAATTTTTCTCAAAATAATTTTCAAAAATTGATGCTCCAACCATTGTAATTACTTTTTTCATAGCACTACCCCCATTAAACTTAGTCCAAAACCTTCTTCTGGATTTATATCTGAAATATTTTTAAGATGAAAGACCTCTTTAATCTTCTCAAGCGAACCATTTAAGACTTTAAAATAATAAACGCTTCCTGATGGCACTGCCTTATACATTGGCTTTGGCTCATTTTTTGCCATATCCCAGCCGCCAATTCTTAAAAATTTACCTACGGCACAGGTAAGGAGCTTTAACTTAACTCCATCTTTTTCGCCTTCTAACGAATTTAGATTAATCCATTCAGGTAACCATCCATTTTTAAATATAGCAGGTGTTGCAAGATAGATTTTAAAAACTCCATCACTAAGTTCAAAATTAATATTTTCTAATTTTCCCAAGGGATTTTCATTTATTTTCTCAAATTTTGCAGTTTTTCCTTCTCCACCAAGAGCAAAGAGACCTTTCTCCGGCATATTCTCTATTCCGTCAATCTTTACTAAAAAACAATAATCTTTTTCTAACCTTATCATTTGGGCTCTGTAAAGATAACCTTCCTTTGAAGAAAGGGTTATGTCGTCCCTTGCAATACCTATTTGGGGTTCTGGTGTATAAAATTCCGATATAAAAGAATATTCTCCTTTTTGCCCTTGAAGGTATTCTTTGAAAGGGATATTATCTAAATACCCTTCGGTAGATTCCACCTGTTCCTTTTTTGGATAAATGAGCATATCTTCAAGGGAATATTCAGAATAAAATATTTCTGGTTTTTTAACTTTGCTGATTTGAAAAAGTTTATCATTTTTCTTATTCTCTTTCTTCATTACCAAATCCAATGGAGCTGGGAAATAAGTAAGGCTATGTTTAGAATTAAAGATAAGTGGACCGAAAATTTTCATTGTCCCTTTTTCATCTGGTGTTCCAATATCTTTATATTTTCCATTTTTAAAATCTTTTAAACTGCCTCTTTCAAAAATTAAGAATGTTCTCAGTGCTCCATAAATGGTAGAAGGATATGGTGAAAAAATGGTATCTGTCCATGTTTCAGAGCCCATAGTAAAGGGTCTTCCGGAGCGGAAGAATAAGGTATCATTTGGAGAAATCTTTATCCACATTTTAATCCTCCCTTCTATGGATAAAGGTTGCAATAGTGCAGAAATTAATAAAGCAATCTATGTTTTCTTCTAAGTTCCAGAATAAATCGCTTAAGTGCGTGAACAAATCTTTTATAAATTCATTTTTTATCTTCTTTTTATCTCTCTCCGATATTTTTTGTTCTTTAGGAAAGTTATAAGATCTATCAAGAAGTCTCAATATTTCCTTGTTAATAATATCTCCTGTTCCTATAAAAAAGCCTTCTTTGTCTTTTAAGTGCGCAAATTCTAAGGCAAATTTTTGAATAAAGCTCTTTGATATATAACCTTTTTCATTATTTTCATCAAAAGATTTTGCTATTTCGTTTAATGTCTCAATGGTATCTTTGTCATCATATTTCCACTGTGCAGTAGCGATTCTTTCCTCACCAGATCGTTTCATTAAACATATGGCAAATCTATTTCTGCATTCTTTCTTTGCCTTCTTTTCCATCTCAAAAACCTTTCCAATAACAATTTGAAGCGGTGTTTTATAATGAGCAATCACAACTCCCATAGAGGCAGTAGATTCTGGACCCATTGTAAGAATGTATCTTCCATCTTTTTCTACGAAACCTGTTTGATTGCTTTTTTGATTGCTTTGATTGTTCGGTTCAATTTTAATTATTTTAATTTCTCCATTTTCAACTTTTACCTGACCTGAAAAGGCCCATCTAAGTTTTTGCATAACATCAAATAAATCTTTAAGATTGACAAAGGCTAAAACATCATCACCACCTGCATAGATTAGTTTACCGAGATGTTCTTCTTCAACTATTTTTCTCACAAATTCAAGAGCATAGTTTCTCAACGCTGTTGAAATAGAGGCGTGGATGGCAGGGGTTAGAAATTTTTGGGGTAATATCCTCGTCAAACCTATTTTAAAATCATCGGGTAACTTTTGCCACACCTCGGAATTATAGGCATTTTCAATATCAGGTAAGAGTTCACCTGAAAGCCATTTGCCCATGTTGTCAGCATCAAGATGAAGTATGGCATAATAGGAATTTGGTTTTCCTACTCTATTAATAAGTTGTTTTAAGTTTTCTTTTATCTTTTTTAATTTGGTTTCATCGATTTGGATTCCAACTTCTTCCTTAATATGCTTTTCTGTTAAATTTTCTTCGTAAAACCAATATCCTTCTAAATTTTCTTTCATATCCAGTCTTGGCAGTGGCTTAGTTGTTGGAAGATTATTTTGAAACATCTCTCTCTGATAGTTGAGAAATTCATTTTGTGCGATTCTTAACGCTCTTTCTTTAAAATCAGCCAAGGCAACCTCTGCTGTGGATGGGAAAGTTAAATCTTTAAAAACCTGTGATGCTTCTTTTTCAAGGTAAATTTCAAATGTTCTTTTGATAAAACAAATAGCACAAAGACCTTCACCATCAGCAAGATATTTTAATAGAACTTTTTCATTGTCAGTTAAATCAACAGCATATGGATTAAATCTTTCGAATTTATTTTTATTAGTAGTTTCTCTAAAGAAAATTACATCTCTTTCCCCACACACTGAGCATTTTCTACCTTTTTCTTCTACCTGCCTAAACTCTCTTAAGTTCTTCCTTGCTCCCATTGATTTTTCAAGAGCTGAATATAAAATCTCGTAAAGGAGCCCTATGTTAGGTGGAAATTCACCATTATTAGTTGCGAAGTCCCATAACTCACGATATTTCTTTAAAACTTCATCTTCAAAATAGTCTTTTAGGTCATCAAAGGAAACATCTCTGTCACCAATTTTCCATGGGACGGCAACCCAGTATATTTCTGGAAAATCCGAAAGTTGAGAGTTGATTTTGCTATTGGCTCTTTCTGAAGGATTTATATTTAGTTCTTGAAATATCAGATCTTTAGCGTTATTAATTGCGTTTCTTATACTGTTTTGCATTTCCCTGACAAGCTCGTTTATTTCTTTCCCATCAGTTACAGGCAATATAGCCACAAATCTATTTGGTATGGTCGGAAGTTGAATTGAATTTACATCAAAATCAACTGGCTCAATTCCGTTTTTCTTAAGCCAAAAGTCCATAAGTGGCTGTTTATAAAGGTCTGGATAAATTATGTTTGTAGGTCCGTATTCATCAATTATTATTTCCATTGCTTTAAAAGTAAGAAATGAAAGGATGAAGCTTCCCATATAAAAATCTTGAGTCTTTCTTGCCTGAGAGATAAAACTTTGAACTGGTCCTACTGTAAATAGAAAAAGTGAATTGTTTTGATAAAGGACTTTCTCTTCTTCATCCAGATAGGCCTTGATTGCAGAGGCAATTTTTATATGTTCCCAGATTGAGTGGTCTGGAACTCTTGTATCTGCTGGAAGAAGGGGTAAGTATTTAATCCAGCCTTCATTTTTTAAATCCTGAAATATTTTATCTTGAAGATTTCTCCAGAGATATAAAAATTTTTTCTTATCATCCAGATTTGAAATTTCTTTACCAATTTTTTCATATACCTCTTCAAAGGCTTTAAAGATCTTTTCTTTATTATAATTTTCAATTTTTAAACTCCCTTTACAGAGGGGATGCCTTACCTCGCTGAAATCTTGAATAATTCCTTTTGCTAATAAACTTCTTTCCATGCATGAGGCAATCTGGTCAGGTCCCTTTCCTTCTTCAACTCCTGAAATAGCAAGTTTTTGAGCATAATTCTTAGCCCTCTCAATGTGGTTAGGAATGTCAAAGCATTTATCAATTGGATCATGTAAGAAAGCTTTTAGTTTTTCAGTAAAGTTGCTCATAGGACTAACTCCTCTTTTTGAGGTAAATTATTTAAAAAACTGTTTACCAGTTCTTCAGTAAATAGTTCAACCTTCTTCTTATTCCAATCTCCTCTTCTTACTTCTTTTCCAATTAATTTTACTCCTCCAGACGACAATTTTACTACCACTGGAAAATATAAACTCCCTGATGATTTAATGACCTTAAAAATCAGGGCAGAAGCCCACCTCTCTGAGAGCCGTCTCCTATTATTATCGTAGGGAACCATTCTGATAGAACCTCCTGAATGCATTACAGGCATACCAAAGGTAGCTGTTTCGAAAATTTGAGATTTGTTCTTAATTCTAAAATTTTTATATTTTTCGCCTAAAGGGTTTAAAGCTTCTTTCCAATCATTATTTGGAGCAAAGATTAAAATTTTTGCATTCTTAAGATTCGTATAGTTTGGTTTTGCAGAATTTGTATTAATTCCACAGATTTTTTTAACTTCTATTAGATTCCTTTCCAAAAACTTTTTCAATTGAGAAGTATCTTTTGCATCACAAATAAAATCAAGATTTATATTGTTATTCTTATCTGCTTTTGTTATCTCTATATTTCCCCCTCCTCTTCTTGCCCTTGTTCCAAATCCACCAAGGTATATAGCAAGCCAAAGGGAGGCACAGGCTTTATTAAATGCTTCTTCATTCCAAGAGGTTAGAGTTATTTCAAAACTATGACTTTCCTTTACGTAAGCTCTTTCTCTGTTAGGCAATGCGGTAGAGTATAGTAAATATCCAATGCCTGCATTTTCTCCAGTTAGTGAGTTGGTATTTCTGTCAAAACGCCATATTAAGTTGTAGTCCCTTTTTAAATTATTGCCTATACTTAGCTGAGATATCCCTTTAATTATCATTTGCACTTTACTTCTCCCTTCTCCTTCCCCTGTTCCACCGAAAATTTTTGCTTCCTCTTTTCTTAATTTTTCAATATCCTCTTCTGCCTTAATCGCCCTCCACCACCATCGCATCATGCCCTTGAATTCTGAAGGTCTAAGTTCGGGTGTTCTTCCATCTGCCCCTGCCATAAACATAGGGGTTATAAGTCTACACTTTAAAATTAACCTATTCATTTATGCCTCCCATAAGCAATTTCTTATTTTCCACATACCTTTTTATCTCTTCCACCATCAACCAACCTCCATAATAATCTTCATCGTCTTTCTTCTGGTAATCCTTTCTCTCTCCAGCAGCAGAGATGTCGCAAAGTTTAAGTATATGATGTGCCAATGATGCTTGAAGCCTTCTCTGATGCTGTTCTAACAATCCACCTCCTTTAGCCCAAATTCTAAGCCCTCTTGCCATTTCTTTTAACTCGTGAATAGTTAGATTTTTCGCTTCCCCAGGAAACCAATCACTTTCCAATTTATAAGCATCTTTATGCCATATAATATTTCCATCAAAATCAACAATCCCTTCCAATAC from candidate division WOR-3 bacterium encodes:
- the cmr5 gene encoding type III-B CRISPR module-associated protein Cmr5; translated protein: MSEKETLITKLEKGRAEFAYRCVRNAVNNLDDKREKEYRSYTRKIPQMILSNGLGQTLAFVYAKKEEGNAYDLIYKQLTDYLKSDSTARISMPENQNELIEWVISLDTYNYRYVTEEVLAFLNWLKKFAEGMIEGEGGEE
- the cmr4 gene encoding type III-B CRISPR module RAMP protein Cmr4, whose product is MFKEKRVLFLIAETPVHAGSGSEVGIVDLPIQRERYTGFPKIESSGLKGCIREAFEGYRVFENKESKLIECDKVKELKESFPHISDQWTLKVKDETGKEKEVRKTDKDGNKLIKFDEAVVLVFGPEGEEAHAGAMSITDAKILLFPVKSLKGVFAWITCPMVLERFKKDLELVGIRDFNFGNLYYNLKDTLPNQTNISISSKVVLEEFTFEVNENQTTSQVAEWLANKIFPNTDTYSFWRERLKKDLVILSDDDFKQFVKTSTEVITRTKIDDVTGTVASGALWTEEYLPQDTILYSLVMFTSLRVEKDAQKGIFKAGSPDKEAKLVSEFFEKGLPSVIQIGGSQTIGKGFVRVNLLK
- a CDS encoding putative CRISPR-associated protein; protein product: MKKVITMVGASIFENYFEKNCDKTIKNYYDNLKEKREKDWDNEKSRIARLKNAVKNWIESESDKKIISAEIKSLVKLKEELKDDFEIYLLSSDTILSKLAGEILKDILPQLINNRRIEAEVISGLQIWDRKEFNTGMSNLISKIYNIAGGYWENVIINITGGYKATIPYLTILAQINRCPIYYIFEDTDALIKIPIIPIDIKWSIFENNEKFFFELEKDKIKEINEKLKIDPDITSLLEFVDNLYTLNPLGVALWERYKSNFEFFYISEEVKNYLERNQGRKRIFEKSVCELKRRLKENPAHPDLNHSLKNVDLPEGFKTFKHKEEDLQVRILYNDERYNTVYGSVETSVYIELIAIGSEVHNAESEYVEAFRRYGEKIKNFETYEFYKIKKEV
- the cmr3 gene encoding type III-B CRISPR module-associated protein Cmr3, whose translation is MWIKISPNDTLFFRSGRPFTMGSETWTDTIFSPYPSTIYGALRTFLIFERGSLKDFKNGKYKDIGTPDEKGTMKIFGPLIFNSKHSLTYFPAPLDLVMKKENKKNDKLFQISKVKKPEIFYSEYSLEDMLIYPKKEQVESTEGYLDNIPFKEYLQGQKGEYSFISEFYTPEPQIGIARDDITLSSKEGYLYRAQMIRLEKDYCFLVKIDGIENMPEKGLFALGGEGKTAKFEKINENPLGKLENINFELSDGVFKIYLATPAIFKNGWLPEWINLNSLEGEKDGVKLKLLTCAVGKFLRIGGWDMAKNEPKPMYKAVPSGSVYYFKVLNGSLEKIKEVFHLKNISDINPEEGFGLSLMGVVL
- the cas10 gene encoding type III-B CRISPR-associated protein Cas10/Cmr2 is translated as MSNFTEKLKAFLHDPIDKCFDIPNHIERAKNYAQKLAISGVEEGKGPDQIASCMERSLLAKGIIQDFSEVRHPLCKGSLKIENYNKEKIFKAFEEVYEKIGKEISNLDDKKKFLYLWRNLQDKIFQDLKNEGWIKYLPLLPADTRVPDHSIWEHIKIASAIKAYLDEEEKVLYQNNSLFLFTVGPVQSFISQARKTQDFYMGSFILSFLTFKAMEIIIDEYGPTNIIYPDLYKQPLMDFWLKKNGIEPVDFDVNSIQLPTIPNRFVAILPVTDGKEINELVREMQNSIRNAINNAKDLIFQELNINPSERANSKINSQLSDFPEIYWVAVPWKIGDRDVSFDDLKDYFEDEVLKKYRELWDFATNNGEFPPNIGLLYEILYSALEKSMGARKNLREFRQVEEKGRKCSVCGERDVIFFRETTNKNKFERFNPYAVDLTDNEKVLLKYLADGEGLCAICFIKRTFEIYLEKEASQVFKDLTFPSTAEVALADFKERALRIAQNEFLNYQREMFQNNLPTTKPLPRLDMKENLEGYWFYEENLTEKHIKEEVGIQIDETKLKKIKENLKQLINRVGKPNSYYAILHLDADNMGKWLSGELLPDIENAYNSEVWQKLPDDFKIGLTRILPQKFLTPAIHASISTALRNYALEFVRKIVEEEHLGKLIYAGGDDVLAFVNLKDLFDVMQKLRWAFSGQVKVENGEIKIIKIEPNNQSNQKSNQTGFVEKDGRYILTMGPESTASMGVVIAHYKTPLQIVIGKVFEMEKKAKKECRNRFAICLMKRSGEERIATAQWKYDDKDTIETLNEIAKSFDENNEKGYISKSFIQKFALEFAHLKDKEGFFIGTGDIINKEILRLLDRSYNFPKEQKISERDKKKIKNEFIKDLFTHLSDLFWNLEENIDCFINFCTIATFIHRRED
- the cmr1 gene encoding type III-B CRISPR module RAMP protein Cmr1, which encodes MNRLILKCRLITPMFMAGADGRTPELRPSEFKGMMRWWWRAIKAEEDIEKLRKEEAKIFGGTGEGEGRSKVQMIIKGISQLSIGNNLKRDYNLIWRFDRNTNSLTGENAGIGYLLYSTALPNRERAYVKESHSFEITLTSWNEEAFNKACASLWLAIYLGGFGTRARRGGGNIEITKADKNNNINLDFICDAKDTSQLKKFLERNLIEVKKICGINTNSAKPNYTNLKNAKILIFAPNNDWKEALNPLGEKYKNFRIKNKSQIFETATFGMPVMHSGGSIRMVPYDNNRRRLSERWASALIFKVIKSSGSLYFPVVVKLSSGGVKLIGKEVRRGDWNKKKVELFTEELVNSFLNNLPQKEELVL